A genomic window from Methanocella sp. includes:
- the guaA gene encoding glutamine-hydrolyzing GMP synthase has translation MDVDSFIKDAVADIKVSVRDGKAIIALSGGVDSSVCAILAYRALGERLIPVYVDTGLMRKGETDRIREVFKFMDPKIVDASGQFFAALKGVTDPEKKRKAVGETFIRVFEQVAQDIKADYLLQGTIYPDRIESEGGIKSHHNVGGMPSHIAFKGVVEPIADLYKDEVREVARALKLPEEISERMPFPGPGLSVRVIGEVTPEKIAVAREANAIVEEELVHQYHPWQCLAALLEKGTGVKGDNRCHGWIIAVRAVESRDAMTANHMELPWKTLNRISSRITSEIPSVARVVYDITPKPPATIEFE, from the coding sequence GTGGACGTTGATTCTTTTATTAAGGACGCAGTCGCCGATATCAAGGTTAGTGTCAGGGACGGCAAAGCCATCATCGCGCTGTCGGGCGGGGTGGATAGCAGCGTTTGTGCCATACTGGCCTACCGCGCTCTGGGCGAGCGCCTGATACCCGTATACGTCGATACGGGGCTCATGCGAAAGGGCGAGACCGACCGCATACGCGAAGTATTTAAGTTCATGGACCCGAAGATCGTCGACGCCAGCGGCCAGTTCTTCGCGGCGCTCAAGGGCGTTACGGACCCCGAAAAGAAGCGCAAGGCCGTCGGCGAGACGTTCATCCGCGTCTTCGAGCAAGTGGCACAGGACATTAAGGCCGATTACCTGCTCCAGGGCACGATCTACCCGGACCGCATCGAGTCTGAAGGGGGAATTAAATCCCACCACAACGTGGGCGGAATGCCCTCGCATATCGCGTTCAAAGGCGTCGTGGAGCCGATCGCTGACTTATATAAGGACGAGGTCCGCGAGGTCGCCCGGGCATTAAAATTACCGGAGGAGATATCGGAGCGCATGCCCTTCCCCGGCCCCGGCCTGTCCGTGCGGGTCATCGGAGAGGTGACGCCCGAAAAGATCGCCGTCGCCCGCGAGGCCAACGCCATCGTGGAAGAGGAACTCGTCCACCAGTACCACCCATGGCAGTGCCTGGCCGCATTGCTGGAGAAGGGCACCGGCGTCAAGGGCGATAACCGCTGCCACGGCTGGATCATCGCCGTTAGAGCGGTCGAATCCCGGGACGCCATGACGGCAAACCACATGGAACTTCCCTGGAAGACGCTCAACAGGATTTCTTCCCGGATTACTTCCGAGATACCCTCGGTGGCCCGGGTCGTCTACGATATTACGCCGAAGCCGCCGGCGACCATCGAGTTTGAGTAG
- a CDS encoding acetylornithine transaminase: MAQAKSKVRLSEEEAIAKDARYVVQSYGRQPVVLTKGKGALVWDVNGREYIDCVAGIAVNNLGHCHPKVVSAIQEQAAKLMHTSNLYYTDIQPELAEKLAQITGMDRIFFANSGTESVEAAMKLARKRTGRKGFIAAEHCFHGRTMGALSITHKSKYREPFEPLVPGAKFVPYGDADAIRRALSRDVAAVVLEPVQGEGGVQIPPKDYLAEVREICDKAGTLLIFDEVQTGMGRTGKWFAKEHSGVEPDIMCVAKGIAGGFPMGIMAAQEGIASAFRKGDHASTFGGNALGCAAALAAIRAIEEEHLLERSRDMGDYLKKELSIHCKQDFVDHVRGVGMMVGVQMNKEGNALVDKAREKGVLINVASDTVIRFVPPFVITKEEIDRVVDVVSDLTP; the protein is encoded by the coding sequence ATGGCACAAGCAAAGTCAAAGGTCAGGCTCTCCGAGGAGGAGGCAATCGCGAAGGACGCTAGGTACGTCGTCCAGTCGTACGGGCGCCAGCCAGTGGTCCTCACAAAAGGCAAGGGCGCGCTCGTATGGGACGTGAACGGCCGCGAGTACATCGACTGCGTGGCCGGAATCGCCGTCAACAACCTGGGCCACTGCCACCCGAAAGTTGTCTCGGCCATCCAGGAGCAGGCGGCGAAGCTCATGCACACCTCGAACCTCTACTATACGGACATCCAGCCGGAGCTGGCTGAAAAGCTCGCGCAGATCACGGGGATGGACCGCATCTTCTTCGCCAACTCGGGCACCGAATCCGTCGAGGCGGCCATGAAGCTCGCCCGGAAGAGGACCGGGAGGAAAGGGTTTATCGCCGCCGAGCACTGCTTCCATGGCCGGACCATGGGAGCGCTGAGCATCACCCATAAATCGAAGTACAGGGAGCCCTTCGAGCCCCTGGTGCCGGGCGCTAAGTTCGTGCCGTACGGGGACGCTGATGCCATTCGCCGCGCCCTGAGCAGGGACGTGGCCGCCGTCGTGCTCGAGCCGGTCCAGGGCGAGGGCGGCGTGCAGATACCGCCGAAGGATTATCTCGCAGAGGTCCGGGAGATCTGCGACAAGGCCGGGACGCTGCTGATCTTCGACGAGGTGCAGACGGGCATGGGCCGCACCGGAAAGTGGTTCGCGAAGGAACACTCCGGCGTGGAGCCCGATATCATGTGCGTCGCCAAGGGCATCGCGGGCGGATTCCCCATGGGCATCATGGCCGCCCAGGAGGGCATCGCCAGCGCCTTCAGGAAGGGCGACCACGCCTCGACGTTCGGCGGCAACGCGCTCGGGTGTGCGGCAGCGCTGGCGGCGATCCGCGCCATCGAGGAGGAGCACCTCCTGGAGCGCTCCCGGGACATGGGCGACTACCTCAAGAAGGAGCTGTCAATCCACTGCAAGCAGGACTTCGTGGACCACGTCCGCGGCGTGGGCATGATGGTCGGCGTCCAGATGAACAAGGAGGGCAACGCCCTCGTCGACAAGGCTCGCGAGAAGGGCGTGCTCATCAACGTCGCCTCCGATACCGTCATACGATTCGTCCCGCCCTTCGTCATCACGAAGGAAGAGATCGACCGCGTCGTGGACGTCGTCAGCGACCTGACGCCATAA
- a CDS encoding ABC transporter ATP-binding protein, translated as MLNIENLTVEVDGKRILSDVNLFIGEGETHALFGPNGSGKTSLLFTMAGVPKYKVKSGKITFKGKDITDAPMDERAKLGIGIMFQHPPVLRGVKLNDMVKVSMERLNNKKVSDDEVNALAKKLNLENFLSRDVNLGFSGGEIKRSELLQLLAQSPDLVLLDEPDSGVDLVNIGLVGSTINELLQKDKKTLHRTKSGLIITHFGNILDYVKADKAYVMMKGTVLCQGNPTELLEDIRHRGYGECLACLNK; from the coding sequence ATGCTTAATATTGAAAATCTAACGGTAGAAGTCGATGGCAAGCGCATCCTGAGCGACGTGAACCTCTTCATCGGGGAGGGCGAGACGCACGCGCTGTTCGGCCCGAACGGGTCGGGCAAGACCTCGCTGTTGTTCACGATGGCGGGAGTGCCGAAGTATAAGGTAAAGTCAGGTAAGATCACCTTCAAGGGCAAGGACATTACCGATGCGCCGATGGACGAGCGCGCCAAGCTGGGCATCGGCATCATGTTCCAGCACCCGCCCGTCCTGAGAGGCGTCAAGCTCAACGACATGGTAAAGGTCAGCATGGAAAGGCTGAATAATAAGAAGGTCAGCGACGACGAGGTAAATGCGCTTGCGAAAAAGCTCAACCTCGAGAACTTTTTATCCAGGGACGTCAACCTGGGCTTCTCGGGCGGCGAGATCAAGCGCTCCGAGCTTTTACAGCTTCTGGCCCAGAGCCCGGACCTGGTCTTACTGGACGAGCCGGACAGCGGCGTCGACCTGGTCAACATAGGCCTGGTGGGCAGCACCATCAACGAGCTCCTGCAGAAGGACAAGAAGACCCTTCACAGGACCAAATCGGGCCTCATAATCACGCACTTCGGCAACATCCTGGACTACGTGAAGGCGGACAAGGCCTACGTGATGATGAAGGGCACGGTGCTCTGCCAGGGCAACCCGACGGAGCTCCTCGAAGACATCAGACACCGCGGATACGGAGAGTGCCTCGCATGCTTGAACAAGTGA
- a CDS encoding SufD family Fe-S cluster assembly protein, with translation MLEQVRIDEIKRRAEAAKDKKPAYGNDIDLNKYVKDVPTRERITTLNELSSGVRERALTIGLDASEANRSGSFFQHDQTVVISKAMQEGLELMDINEALEKYDWMKDYYFKLVQPDADKFTAYSATHKVAGYFIRALPGAKIEFPLQACLYLGREGMIQNVHNVIIAEEGSELHIISGCTSDVHVTQGVHVGISEFFVKDNAKITFTMIHNWAENLVVRPRSATRMGKNSVFMSNYVCMKPVKDIQMYPASTMEGENGVARYNTVIVAPKGSHLDIGSKAVLKAKGCRAELVAKTISRGGYIASRGLIEGDVPDTKAHLECRGLLLSDEGVIYAVPELLGVKQGVDLSHEAAVGKINEDEIQYLMARGVDSDTATALIVRGFLNVDIEGLPPALQAEMKKAIELGEKAAM, from the coding sequence ATGCTTGAACAAGTGAGGATAGACGAGATAAAAAGGAGAGCGGAGGCGGCAAAGGATAAGAAGCCGGCCTACGGCAACGACATCGACCTGAACAAGTACGTAAAGGACGTGCCGACCAGGGAGCGGATCACCACGCTAAACGAGCTCTCGTCGGGTGTCAGAGAAAGAGCGCTCACCATCGGCCTGGACGCCTCGGAGGCAAACCGCTCGGGCTCGTTCTTCCAGCACGACCAGACCGTCGTGATCTCGAAGGCCATGCAGGAAGGCCTGGAGCTCATGGACATCAACGAGGCGCTGGAAAAGTACGACTGGATGAAGGACTACTACTTCAAGCTGGTCCAGCCGGACGCGGACAAGTTCACCGCGTACAGCGCCACCCACAAGGTCGCCGGCTACTTCATAAGGGCGCTGCCGGGCGCGAAGATCGAGTTCCCACTGCAGGCCTGCCTGTATTTAGGCCGAGAGGGCATGATCCAGAACGTGCACAACGTCATCATAGCCGAAGAGGGGAGCGAACTCCATATTATCTCGGGCTGCACCTCGGACGTCCACGTTACGCAGGGAGTCCACGTCGGCATCTCCGAGTTCTTTGTCAAGGATAATGCCAAGATCACCTTCACCATGATCCATAACTGGGCAGAGAACCTGGTAGTCAGGCCCCGGTCCGCCACGCGCATGGGCAAGAACTCGGTTTTCATGAGCAACTATGTCTGCATGAAGCCGGTGAAGGACATCCAGATGTACCCCGCGTCCACGATGGAGGGCGAGAACGGCGTGGCCCGCTACAACACGGTCATCGTGGCGCCGAAAGGCTCCCACCTGGATATCGGCTCCAAGGCCGTCCTAAAGGCGAAGGGATGCCGTGCGGAGCTGGTCGCCAAGACCATTAGCCGCGGCGGCTACATCGCTTCGAGGGGCCTCATAGAGGGCGACGTGCCCGACACCAAGGCGCACCTGGAATGCCGCGGGCTGCTATTATCGGACGAGGGCGTCATTTACGCCGTACCCGAGCTTTTAGGCGTCAAACAGGGCGTCGACCTGAGCCATGAGGCAGCGGTCGGCAAGATCAACGAGGATGAAATACAGTATTTAATGGCCAGGGGCGTCGACTCGGATACGGCGACAGCTCTGATCGTCCGGGGATTCCTCAACGTGGACATCGAGGGCCTCCCGCCCGCGCTGCAGGCGGAGATGAAGAAGGCCATCGAGCTGGGCGAAAAGGCGGCGATGTAG
- a CDS encoding phosphatase PAP2 family protein: MLEPFGFDNYLLPMFMQQLPDYRWFFFIVTQLGSPLTLTVLASLGFAMGKNRMKVFSAVLLIGLLFSIVVVDDIKEIVQRPRPFGANTSDFLILNSYSFPSGHAFSIFLAVSILGAYYGWQYYAAGYVLAIAVSLSRLYLGVHYPSDVLAGALFGIIMGELVVYAAYRYGLCENPGLIALVRPVKARKAFNFMPDNILSVSVFLTIPLAIILYYMGYAELTIFIFTAAAMLVLLYVSAKGMKFDSDLFTAFVILAICLISSISMLFIGASMLSIITIALAYIAILSIKVRKQKANKV, encoded by the coding sequence ATGCTCGAGCCGTTCGGTTTTGACAATTATCTGCTGCCAATGTTTATGCAGCAGCTGCCGGACTACCGGTGGTTCTTTTTTATCGTTACTCAGCTTGGCAGCCCCTTAACGCTTACCGTGCTGGCGTCGCTGGGCTTTGCGATGGGCAAGAACAGGATGAAGGTCTTTTCGGCGGTTCTCCTCATAGGGCTGCTTTTCAGCATTGTCGTGGTCGACGACATTAAGGAAATAGTGCAGCGGCCCAGGCCCTTCGGCGCGAATACGTCTGATTTCCTCATCCTGAACTCCTACTCCTTCCCGAGCGGCCATGCCTTTTCCATTTTCCTGGCGGTCTCGATCCTGGGCGCATACTATGGCTGGCAATACTACGCGGCCGGGTACGTACTGGCCATCGCCGTGAGCCTGAGCCGGCTCTATCTCGGCGTCCATTATCCGAGCGATGTACTTGCCGGCGCTCTTTTCGGGATCATCATGGGCGAGCTCGTAGTGTACGCGGCTTACCGCTATGGGCTCTGCGAAAATCCCGGGCTCATAGCCCTCGTCCGCCCTGTAAAAGCTAGAAAAGCCTTTAATTTTATGCCCGATAACATCCTTTCAGTATCCGTCTTCCTGACGATACCTCTGGCTATCATTCTGTATTACATGGGCTATGCGGAGCTAACCATCTTCATATTCACAGCGGCCGCCATGCTGGTCCTTCTTTATGTTTCGGCGAAAGGCATGAAATTCGACAGCGACCTGTTCACTGCCTTCGTGATCCTGGCCATATGCCTCATCTCGTCTATATCGATGTTATTCATAGGCGCGTCCATGCTGTCCATTATAACGATAGCGCTCGCTTACATTGCCATACTATCGATAAAAGTACGCAAACAAAAAGCGAATAAAGTTTAA
- a CDS encoding dihydromethanopterin reductase (acceptor), protein MSLYWVSGMGDHLRIAWGITGAGHLLKDSYETMKELKKDGHSITTFVSRAGEEVSRMYGLLESTKEISDGSYLNEIYLDSNQGSSFPKIGRFNVGRYDVFILMPATSNTVAKIVYGIADTLVTNCAAQAMKGGIPSLIVPVDWESGVMSEMPYTIDRSKCKSCEPCPPRESCPNEAITDQIDLLKCQGCGICVDMCEYGAISGGGAVPLNIRKIDARNTKMLTEMEGVSVYQEPKDILAKIRNWDY, encoded by the coding sequence ATGAGTCTATACTGGGTGTCGGGAATGGGCGATCATCTACGCATTGCATGGGGCATCACGGGCGCCGGCCATCTCCTGAAGGACTCGTACGAGACAATGAAGGAGCTAAAGAAGGACGGCCACTCGATCACGACGTTCGTGTCCCGGGCCGGGGAGGAAGTCTCCCGGATGTATGGTCTCCTGGAGTCGACAAAGGAGATCTCCGACGGCTCCTACCTCAACGAGATCTACCTGGACTCGAACCAGGGCTCGAGCTTTCCCAAGATCGGCCGTTTCAACGTGGGCCGGTATGACGTTTTTATCTTAATGCCGGCGACCTCGAACACCGTCGCCAAGATCGTCTACGGCATCGCCGATACGCTTGTGACGAACTGTGCCGCCCAGGCCATGAAGGGAGGTATCCCATCGCTCATTGTTCCCGTGGACTGGGAGAGCGGCGTCATGTCCGAGATGCCCTATACCATCGACCGCTCGAAGTGCAAGTCCTGCGAGCCGTGCCCGCCACGGGAAAGCTGCCCGAACGAAGCCATCACGGACCAGATAGACCTGTTAAAGTGCCAGGGCTGCGGCATTTGTGTCGACATGTGCGAATACGGCGCCATCAGCGGCGGGGGGGCCGTACCGCTGAATATAAGAAAGATCGACGCCCGCAATACGAAGATGCTCACGGAGATGGAAGGCGTATCCGTTTACCAGGAGCCAAAAGACATATTAGCGAAGATACGCAATTGGGATTATTAG